GCATCGTGATTCTGTCGAACAGCCAGCGGGCCTGGCCGCTTTTCGCCGCGATTCTCCGGGACTGGTCGGAAAGCCTCGGCGTCGAACAGGTGGGCATGGCGCGTGTGCTTTGGGCGGAAACGGCGGCACGGGCAACCATCGCGTTGCTGATTGCAGGTGCGGTGCTTGCGCTTTGGCTGGCGTTCCGGGGCCGGCCGCGCCGCCACGTCACCAGGATCGGCGTCGGCGGGATCGCGGCCGCTCTCATGCTCTGGCCACTCTGGGCAGCCGCACAGGACTACCTGTTCCTGTTCTCGATCCTGCCCGGCCTCTGGCCCTGGCTCGGGGTGGCGTCGGCGCTGTGTGGCATCGGACTCACCGCCATCGCGATCGGACCGGAGCGGCGCACATGACCCGGACCGCCGCCTGCCTCACCCATCGGACCCGACGAGGTGGTCGCCGCGCACGAGGAATCGCCCATCGATGCGCAAGCCAAGCGGCTCGCCCGAGATCGGCGGAGCGCCCGCTTCGGCGGGGCGCTGGGCATGGATGTGCAGATGCGGCTCGGTGCTGGCGCCGGAATTGCCGACCTCGCCAATCCGGTCGCCCACGGCCAGCTGGTCGCCTGGCACGACCGTGACGCTGCCGTGGCGCATATGGGCGAAAACGATCTCGGCCGCGCCGCAGCGCATGATGACATGGTTGCCAAGCCGGTTCACCGCATCCTCGTTCGGCACCTCGAAATCCGGCATCCGGCCCTCGGCCGCCGCCACAGTGCCGTCGCAGGGCGCACGAAGCTCCGCGCCGAAGATCGCGTAGGCCCCGGGATCGGCGGGCCGCCAGCCACGGGCGCGCAGGCCCCAGGGTCCAAGGCCGAAGAAATCGACCGCGTAGGACTGCCCGCGCCACGGCAGAAAACGGTCGACGCCGGCATCCAGTGTCCGCATGTGCCCGTTGACCAACGTGTTGGACCCGCCATGGCCGACGAGATAGTGGCCCGGGCCAAAGGGGTTGGCGATATCGACGACCTCCACCGGTGGCAGACTTTGGCCCGCCATCGCCCGCACGCCATACCACCCGCCAACGCCAATCAGCACGAGCGACAGGGCGAGACCCGACCACCCCCACAGCCCTGAAGGCAGCAGAGGCAGGCCGGTCACTCCCTTGCGCAATGGCCAGACCAGCACCGCCACCAGCCAAAGCCCGCCAAAGACCCACGGCAACCACCAGACCGGCACCGCCCATTGCGCCACGCGCGCCAATGCGAACAGGAAGACCCCCGTGCCCACCGCCTGCAGGGCGAAACCGCTCAGGCTTCCGGCTGGCAGCAGCGCAAGCCAGAGAAGCAGTGCCAAAGGCAGCAAGACCTGAATGGCAAGGACGGTGGCGGTCACGGCGTCGCCCCCGGAAACCGGATCTCCGTCACGTCGGCGAGGAAGAATGGAAAATAGTCGTCGGTCCCGAACATGTTGCCGGCCTCCACGCGGAACGGCAGGTGATAGCCATCCACCTCGCGAAAATCTGACATGAGGGCACCGAAGGGCTGCAACCGGTGCACCTTGTCGGGGTTGGCGTTGCTCCAGCGCTGGAACGAGGCAATGACCGGCCTTCCCTCGCTATCGACGGTCACATCGACCGCCTGGCTCAATTCGCCCTGCCGGACGGTTACGCGCGCGGTGTCATCGCCCACCGCCGACCATATTACACCCGGTCCCGGCAGCAGGGCCGCCGGCGTCCAGATCGCGGCCTCGGCAACGTAGCGACCGAAGGCCGATCGCGAATGATCCGGATCACCGCCGAGCCGGGCGACCGGGATCAGGCCGAAGATGCGGAACCGTGTCCATGATCCGGAGTCAGACCCCGAGACCGGCATCCCGCCGCGCGTGCGCATGGCCCAGACGAAACCCTCGGGCGCGGCGAGAATCTGGCGCGCTTCCATCGGCTGATAGGCGGGGTTGTCTTTGGTGCCAAGGCTGAACTGGCCGCTCATGTCGATCTCGGCTACCGGCAGAAGCGGCGTTCCGGGCTCGATCATGAAGCTGAAATACCGGCGCGCAGGCTCAGGCAGGTCCGCGACCAGATCATGCGAGAAGCGTGGCGGAGCCTCCGGCTGAAGGGCTGCCAGACGCTGCCATTCCGCCCGGTCGGCACGCTGGTCCCACACGCGAAGGGCAACCAGCGCCAGGATGGCGAACAGAAACAGGAGAGCAAGGGCGATGATGAACTTCATGATCCCGACAAAGGAGGCTGTGGGCGATCAATTGAAACCCTTTTCGCTGCCCGACGCGATGACCTGAATCAAAAGTTGGCAGTGGATTGAAATCGTCGCGTGCGCGACCGTCGCACCCGTAAGGTCGGCCATGGTGCTCACCAGGAGCGGTGTGTCACCCGGTGGCGCCATGGTCGAACGGGAGCGTCAGCAGCCCGGTTCGGACGCTCCTCAGAACCGATAGCGCAAGCCGGCGGCGACGATATGGACATCGGAGTCGATGCTTGCCTGAATGTTACTGGCGGCTGCACCGTCCAAAAGTGAACGCTGGAGATCGACATCCTCATCGGAAATATCGATATAGGTATAGGCCAGATCGGTGGTCAGATCCTCGGTGACGTCAAAGGAAAGCCCGGCCGACAGCCAGGTTCGGTCGCCATCGGGGGTGCGCGAACTGCGGAAGCCGTCGCGAGTAGGCGTGGTGTCGTATTGGGCGCCACCGCGAACCGTCAACCGCTCGGTCGCGTCGTACTGGGCGCCGATAGAGATAGAATACGAGTCGCGATAATTCTGCGGCGTCACCCGACTCAGCGCAGCCCTATCCGCTTCGACGCGGATTTCATCGAACCGCGACCATCCGTAGTAGTTGTACTCTGCCATCAGGGTGAGACGGTCGGTCGCTTCATGGGCAATGCCGACGGCGACGATATCGGGAAGATCCAGCCCGGCGCTGCCATCAGAATCCTGAGTAACGGCTGCTGAATCGACGGTGACGGTACCGTCCAGATCGTGCGACATGGCAGACCGATAATGGACACCGATTCTCGTTCCGGCAATTGGCTCGACGATCGCCCCGACATTGAACCCGATCGATGTCGTTTCGCCCTCCACCGTCACCAGGGCGTCCGGGCCGGGCACCGGACCGGGCAACGCGGTCGCCGCCGCCTGCGTCAGCTTGGCCTCGGCGTGCTGCACGTCCAGCCCCGCGCCGATGGCGAAATAGTCATTCACCCGCCACGCTACGGTCGGCGCGACATTGATGGTCTTCAGCGATGTCTCGATGCTGTCGTACCGGCCGAACCAATCTTCATCGTATTCGTTGGAGAGGCCGAACGGCGCACTCAATCCGATCCCGACCCAGATATCGCCGCTCTCTGTCACGGGAATGGCGCCGTACAGATTAGGCACCAGACTGGGCTCATAGGGATTGCCGCCGTCACCGCCGACCGGCCACCCGGGCGGCTGGGCCGTTCCGGTGTCGGTCATCGATGTTTGCGGAACCAGCAGATGACCGTTGGCCTGCACTTCCGCGCGATCGAGATAGGTCATGCCGGCGGGATTGAAGAAGATCGTGCTGGCATCCTCGGCCATCGCGGATTCGCCGGCGAAAGCGCGGCCGAGCCCCGTCACGCCTTGTTCCTTGATATAAAATCCGGCCCCGACGGCTGGCGTCGGCGCCGTCTGAACGACCGCCGTCGCTGCGGCGCCGACGGCCGACATGAGAAGCATGTGCCGGTGGCTTCGGCGAAAACCGTGTCTCGGATTCATGGCGTAACCGGACTCCCATCCTGAAGGGCGCTGTTGCGTTGCGCCTTATGCGTGCGAAATGCAGCTTCAGGACGTAGATATCACGGCTTCCGGCTCCCGGCAATTGCGATCGGCAATTGCGACCGGGTTGTGTTTCGGACGATGACGATCAGGCCTGATCGGACGTGGCCTGCTGCCAGTTCTTCACGAATGCCGTCAGTTCAGGATCCTTTTCCGCCGGCAGCGCGATCATTACGCGCGCATAGTGATCGCCGCCGTCGATGCCCTTGCCCTTCAGGCGCATACGGGTCCCACTGCTCGTATTGGGCTTGACCGACACCGATACCGGACCGTGAACGGTCTGAGCTGTCACTCGCCCTCCCAGCACGGCCTCACGCAGACCGACCTTGAGATCGGCATGAATATCCTTGCCGTGGCGTTCGAACCGGGAATCAGGCTGGACATGGATCTCGACCAGCGCATCGCCGGCCGGGCCACCGGCACGTCCCTGTTCTCCCTGCCCGCGCAAACGCAGCGTCTGCCCGTCGTCCACCCCTTCGGGAATGGTGACGGTAATTGTGCGGCCGTCGATCAACTTGATCGGTCGTTTGCCGCCAACGGCTGCCTGCACGAATGGGACGGTCAGGGTATAGGCGACATCTCGACCCCGCGCCCGTCGGGTCTGGCCACCGAAACCGGAGCCGCCAAAACCCTGGCCGGTCTGTCGGCCGTCGCCGCCCATGCTGCGAAAGAGGTCGGAGAAGATGTCGTCCGCATCGGCGTGACCCTGGCCGGTGCTGCGCCATTCCCAACGGGTACCGCCACCGGGTCCGCCAGCCCCTGCACCAGCACCTGCACCTGGCCAACCCTGCCGCATCACAGGCTCACCATCGGCACCAATCATCCCCGCGTCGTACTGCTCGCGCTTCTCGGCGTCACTCAAGATCGCATAGGCAGCGCCGACCTTCTTGAACATCTCCTCGGCTTTGGCGTCGTTCGGATTGACGTCCGGATGATAGCGCTTGGCGAGCTTGCGATAAGCCTTGCGGATATCGTCATCCGTCGCCGACCGGGTCAGACCCAAAACATTGTAAAGTTCGTCTTTCATCGCTTGGCACAAATCCTGATAAGCAAATCCTGATCAGCGGCGCTCCGCCAATCCCGTAAGCCGTTTCCAGCCAGGGCGGCGGCCGGCGCCAATATCAATACATATAGATCGTCAATCGATTGATCGGGATCAATGCCGCGCGGCGCTTGCGGCCCAAAAATCGGCCGGACCACAAAAATGAGCGCCATGATGAAACATCAACGGATCGACAATCCCGGATCGTTCCGGCCGGAACCTTGCCGGCCACCGGCCGCCCAGTCCGAAACCGTCAGGACCGGGGCGGGCACGACTGCCGACGCTATCATATCCAGAATGGCCGAGGAACGTCTTCCACGATATACAAGCTATCCCACCGCCCCGGCCTTCGGTTCGGGGAACGGTCCGGAAGCCTGGGCAGCCGACCACGCAGATTGGCTGGCGGCCTTGCCGATTGACCGGCCGGTATCGCTCTATCTGCATGTCCCCTATTGCCGTTCCATGTGCCGGTATTGCGGTTGTACGACCAAGATAACACGCCGGGACGATCCGATTGATGCCTACGCCGCCGTCCTGCAGCGCGAGATCGACCTGGTGGCGGATCGCATGCCGGACGCCATGAAAGCCGGGCACATTCATTGGGGCGGCGGCACACCCGGCATTCTCGGGACAGAGCGGATGAAGGCCATCAGGCGGCGATTGGCCGACCGCTTCACACTCGATCCGGCCGCCGAATGCGCCATCGAACTCGACCCCCGACACATGGCATCGGTGCCGCCGCGCGATCTCGCCGCGATGGGCGTCAACCGCGTCAGCTTTGGCATCCAGACCCTTGACGCGCGCGTCCAGGCAGCGATCGGCCGCATCCAGCCATTTGAACAGGTGGCAGCGGCTGTGGCGAGCGTGCGCGATGTCGGCATCCGGCGCATCAGCTTCGATCTCATCTATGGTCTGCCTTATCAGACAGTGGAGTCCGCCGCGCAGACGGTATGGACGCTCCTCGCCTTGTCGCCCGACCGGATCAGCATTTTCGGGTACGCCCACATTCCCTGGGCCAAGCCGCATCAACGGCTGATACCGGACGAAACGCTGCCCGATGCGCATGATCGCGCCGCGCAATTCACTGCCATGGCGGATGTTCTGGCTGATGCTGGCTATGTTGCCATCGGCATCGATCACTTCGCCCGGCCTGACGACAGTATGGCCATCGCCCATCGCGACGGTACGCTGCGGCGGAACTTCCAGGGCTACACAACGGATCCGTGCGATACGATCCTCGGATTCGGCGCGTCCGCCATCAGCACACTGCGCCAGGGATACACCGGCAACGATACGTCAATTGCAGCCTATTCCCGCTCCATACACGACGGACGTCTCGCCACCAATCGTGGCTATGAACTGACGCGGGAAGACCGCCTCAGGGGAGATGCGATAAACGCCCTCATGTGCACGTCATCGGTTTCGATCGACGACGTTGCCCGGCGGCATCCCGGTTTGCGGGACCAGATTCAGCGGATCTTCGACGATGCCGCAAGCTCGCTCGAACATCTGGGAAATGCCGGATTGGTCGAATGGGACGGCAATCGTCTGTCCATAGCCCGTGAGGCTCGGCTGCTGGTCCGATCCGTTGCGGCGGCCTTTGACGAATATCTGGCGAAGACAGGCGAAAAATATTCAAAGGCGATCTAGGGGGTCATCCGGATTGGTCGGGCTGATCCGGTCTGCCTTCGATCGCCTTGTCCGATCTTTCGATCGCCTCAACCACGGCATCGAACGGCAGCATGACCGAACCGTGCCGGGAGCGAAGGTCGCGCGCCGGCAGCAGCAATTCGAGATCCTGCCAGATCCCGCCGGGAAGGCTCGCCTCTGGCGAGGTCAGCATTGACTGAACGGCATCGCGGATCTGGATGGCCTCGCTGACGGAACGTCCCGGAAGCACCGAGGCAAGGATCGAAGTACCGGCCTGCCCCAGCGCGCAGGCCCGGACGGCAAAGCCGATTTCAGTAATGATGTCGCCGTCACGATTGAGATCGAGGGTGATCGTGCTGCCGCATACCGGACTACGGCGTTTCACCGTTACCTGAGGATCGCTCAAGCGGGCGTCGTTCCTGACCGATCGACCATGGGCCGAGAGCCGTTCGGTGTAGATCTCAAGCCATTCGGCATCGCCGGATTCCAACTGCCCCATTATGCGTTGATCCATATTCCGCTGCCAAAGCGAACCGCTACCGGCAGCAATTATCCTGCGAAACGCAAAAAAGCTCTGCCCACCCACCTTGCGATAGCTGACGCAGAGCCAGCGGGCGGCCGGACCAGCGCGCGAAACGCGCGTTGATCCGGCCGCTCCGAAGGTCACGAACCTGAAAGGGTCCGCTTATTTACGCATGTCGGAAGCCGACATCCGTTCCATCCGCTCTGCGGCGGCGGCAGCTTGCTGTGCAGCAGCGCGCGCTTCCTGGGCAGCCTGAGCTGCCTGTTCGGCCGAGGCCTGAGCATTCGCGGCAGCAGCCATGTCAGCGTCGCTCTGCTGAGCGCACGCAGCAGCACCAAAGGTCACAGCAACGAGCGCAGCCGGGATGGTGAGCTTTTTCAGATTGAATGCCATTTGACTTCTCCCCTTCTTCTTGGTGGGCAAATATCCGGTTCCCCGCGAACCGAACGTATTAATCCCGGTAGACCGGGATATGCAGATGATGCGGGATGTTCCACCGCTGGTCCACACCAGCCGATATCCGTCTCACAATAACCATCGCTAAGCCGCAATCTCGGCCGAAACGGTTGGAATTACAAGTATAATTGTCGAAATACCGGCCTGTTACCCGCTTTTATCACAAGCTGAAAAATCGCAAAACGGTCCATGGTCGCGATCGCAAAGCCTGTCGATGCCACTACCTGCTATTTTTCATCAATGTCACCTAAATGCCTCATTTACACTTCATTGAAGGAGTCTTTACCCCTCTTCTTTCGCTCGTGCGCAGACACTGCGATCTCATCAAGCGCGGCACCCTCGATCCGGCGGTTGCGGAGTGTCGCTGTCGAAGCGCGGTCATCCCGCACGACCTCGAACCTCTTAACAGTTTGAAACGCCTCGTTTATTTCATCCTGCGCAGCCGACAACTTCTGCTTTGCGTGCTTCATCGATGCCTTGAGCGTCTCCCGGCGCAGGTCCGTCGCCTTCAGATAGGCGCCGAACGTCATGGTCGCAGCCGGATTGTCCCTGATTTCTGCCGCACCCCGTTCGGCGACGATCTCTTCGTCGAGACGGTCGATCTGATCCTGCAGCGATTGGACAAGTGTTTCCAGCTCGGCTACAGAACGCCGCTTTTCATCGAGCTGCCAACGATGCAGGCGAATCAACGTATCCAGTGAACTCATGCCTTACCCTGCCGTTTACCCCCGGATCGACGCCGATCCGATTCGCTGATCCTGATGCCTTCGCCCCGCCCGGTTCGCCTGGCCGCCTCATCGCCGTCAGAAGAGGGATCAGACGCCGTCTTCTTCCAGGGGACACCGAGAATTCTGGCCAAACGCGCGAACCCTTCGTCCAGGCCTGTATGCTCATCCTTTGTCTGGGTAAGGAATGCCTCCAGCGCCGGGTTGAGCCGGATCGCTTCATCGACGCCAGCATCGGTGCCCTGCCTGTACGCACCGAGCCGGATCATTTCTGCCATATCCTCATAGGTACTCATCACCAGGCGTGCACGCCGGATCAGTTCCGTCTCTTCGGCCGTATTGCACGCGGGCATCGATCTGGAAACCGAACGCAGGATGTTGATCGCCGGATAACGGCCGCGCTCGGCAATCTTGCGTTCGAGCACGATATGGCCGTCAACGATGCCCCGCACCGCGTCGGCGATCGGCTCGTTGTGATCGTCGCCTTCCACGAGGACCGTGAATAGCGCCGTGATGGCCCCTGCGCCAATCCCCGGTCCCGCGCGCTCCAGTAATCGGGGCAGTTCGCCGAAGGTGGTCGGAGGATACCCCTTGCTCGTGGGAGGCTCACCCGCCGACAGGCCGATTTCGCGCTGCGCCATGGCGAACCGGGTAATGCTGTCCATCATGCACAGCACATGCTTTCCACGGTCACGGAAACTTTCCGCCACCGAAAGCGTCGTATAGGCTGCCTGACGGCGCATCAGCGGCGACTCGTCCGACGTGGCCACAACGACGA
This Fodinicurvata sp. EGI_FJ10296 DNA region includes the following protein-coding sequences:
- a CDS encoding M23 family metallopeptidase, with the protein product MTATVLAIQVLLPLALLLWLALLPAGSLSGFALQAVGTGVFLFALARVAQWAVPVWWLPWVFGGLWLVAVLVWPLRKGVTGLPLLPSGLWGWSGLALSLVLIGVGGWYGVRAMAGQSLPPVEVVDIANPFGPGHYLVGHGGSNTLVNGHMRTLDAGVDRFLPWRGQSYAVDFFGLGPWGLRARGWRPADPGAYAIFGAELRAPCDGTVAAAEGRMPDFEVPNEDAVNRLGNHVIMRCGAAEIVFAHMRHGSVTVVPGDQLAVGDRIGEVGNSGASTEPHLHIHAQRPAEAGAPPISGEPLGLRIDGRFLVRGDHLVGSDG
- a CDS encoding DUF6544 family protein; translated protein: MKFIIALALLFLFAILALVALRVWDQRADRAEWQRLAALQPEAPPRFSHDLVADLPEPARRYFSFMIEPGTPLLPVAEIDMSGQFSLGTKDNPAYQPMEARQILAAPEGFVWAMRTRGGMPVSGSDSGSWTRFRIFGLIPVARLGGDPDHSRSAFGRYVAEAAIWTPAALLPGPGVIWSAVGDDTARVTVRQGELSQAVDVTVDSEGRPVIASFQRWSNANPDKVHRLQPFGALMSDFREVDGYHLPFRVEAGNMFGTDDYFPFFLADVTEIRFPGATP
- a CDS encoding outer membrane protein transport protein; protein product: MNPRHGFRRSHRHMLLMSAVGAAATAVVQTAPTPAVGAGFYIKEQGVTGLGRAFAGESAMAEDASTIFFNPAGMTYLDRAEVQANGHLLVPQTSMTDTGTAQPPGWPVGGDGGNPYEPSLVPNLYGAIPVTESGDIWVGIGLSAPFGLSNEYDEDWFGRYDSIETSLKTINVAPTVAWRVNDYFAIGAGLDVQHAEAKLTQAAATALPGPVPGPDALVTVEGETTSIGFNVGAIVEPIAGTRIGVHYRSAMSHDLDGTVTVDSAAVTQDSDGSAGLDLPDIVAVGIAHEATDRLTLMAEYNYYGWSRFDEIRVEADRAALSRVTPQNYRDSYSISIGAQYDATERLTVRGGAQYDTTPTRDGFRSSRTPDGDRTWLSAGLSFDVTEDLTTDLAYTYIDISDEDVDLQRSLLDGAAASNIQASIDSDVHIVAAGLRYRF
- a CDS encoding J domain-containing protein; this translates as MKDELYNVLGLTRSATDDDIRKAYRKLAKRYHPDVNPNDAKAEEMFKKVGAAYAILSDAEKREQYDAGMIGADGEPVMRQGWPGAGAGAGAGGPGGGTRWEWRSTGQGHADADDIFSDLFRSMGGDGRQTGQGFGGSGFGGQTRRARGRDVAYTLTVPFVQAAVGGKRPIKLIDGRTITVTIPEGVDDGQTLRLRGQGEQGRAGGPAGDALVEIHVQPDSRFERHGKDIHADLKVGLREAVLGGRVTAQTVHGPVSVSVKPNTSSGTRMRLKGKGIDGGDHYARVMIALPAEKDPELTAFVKNWQQATSDQA
- the hemN gene encoding oxygen-independent coproporphyrinogen III oxidase codes for the protein MMKHQRIDNPGSFRPEPCRPPAAQSETVRTGAGTTADAIISRMAEERLPRYTSYPTAPAFGSGNGPEAWAADHADWLAALPIDRPVSLYLHVPYCRSMCRYCGCTTKITRRDDPIDAYAAVLQREIDLVADRMPDAMKAGHIHWGGGTPGILGTERMKAIRRRLADRFTLDPAAECAIELDPRHMASVPPRDLAAMGVNRVSFGIQTLDARVQAAIGRIQPFEQVAAAVASVRDVGIRRISFDLIYGLPYQTVESAAQTVWTLLALSPDRISIFGYAHIPWAKPHQRLIPDETLPDAHDRAAQFTAMADVLADAGYVAIGIDHFARPDDSMAIAHRDGTLRRNFQGYTTDPCDTILGFGASAISTLRQGYTGNDTSIAAYSRSIHDGRLATNRGYELTREDRLRGDAINALMCTSSVSIDDVARRHPGLRDQIQRIFDDAASSLEHLGNAGLVEWDGNRLSIAREARLLVRSVAAAFDEYLAKTGEKYSKAI
- a CDS encoding iron-sulfur cluster assembly scaffold protein, with the translated sequence MDQRIMGQLESGDAEWLEIYTERLSAHGRSVRNDARLSDPQVTVKRRSPVCGSTITLDLNRDGDIITEIGFAVRACALGQAGTSILASVLPGRSVSEAIQIRDAVQSMLTSPEASLPGGIWQDLELLLPARDLRSRHGSVMLPFDAVVEAIERSDKAIEGRPDQPDQSG
- a CDS encoding flagellar export protein FliJ; its protein translation is MSSLDTLIRLHRWQLDEKRRSVAELETLVQSLQDQIDRLDEEIVAERGAAEIRDNPAATMTFGAYLKATDLRRETLKASMKHAKQKLSAAQDEINEAFQTVKRFEVVRDDRASTATLRNRRIEGAALDEIAVSAHERKKRGKDSFNEV
- the fliI gene encoding flagellar protein export ATPase FliI produces the protein MIPDGRVSDDVGSAIAEALNEVRPWRIFGRVVGVQGLLVEVAGIERRLSIGGRCDVISRSGRRIPCEVVGFRETRALLMPLGSLQDVGLGCRAELVERTPAVYPSNAWLGRVVNALGEPIDGKGPIQAGPTAAPLRNDPPPAGLRSRLGGKVDVGVRALNSFITCCRGQRMGIFAGSGVGKSVLMSMLARYTQSDVAVIGLIGERGREVQEFIEDDLGPEGLARSVVVVATSDESPLMRRQAAYTTLSVAESFRDRGKHVLCMMDSITRFAMAQREIGLSAGEPPTSKGYPPTTFGELPRLLERAGPGIGAGAITALFTVLVEGDDHNEPIADAVRGIVDGHIVLERKIAERGRYPAINILRSVSRSMPACNTAEETELIRRARLVMSTYEDMAEMIRLGAYRQGTDAGVDEAIRLNPALEAFLTQTKDEHTGLDEGFARLARILGVPWKKTASDPSSDGDEAARRTGRGEGIRISESDRRRSGGKRQGKA